A single genomic interval of Roseomonas aeriglobus harbors:
- a CDS encoding right-handed parallel beta-helix repeat-containing protein, with protein MRRPALALAAIVLASPLAAQQAGAPFTVQETGQGYATLDEAVGSIRMGRGTILIQPGTYHECTVQAGGDITFKAVQPGSVTFDGSPCEDKAIFVLRGRSSTVDGIIFRGVRVPDGNGAGIRTEMGNLTVTNSMFLDSQEGILGGEPTGQQIVIDKSTFSGLGTCDEAPDCAHSIYLANKGSVTITRSRFEKGTGGHYVKLRVPNVRIVDNSFDDTGGAKTNYMIDLPEGGTGVIANNSFVQGRNKENWTGFIVVAAENRTYRSTGLRIEANDARLAPGEARSPAFVASYSRDALAIGDNRLGAGVRKFETR; from the coding sequence ATGCGCCGTCCCGCCCTCGCTCTTGCCGCCATCGTCCTTGCCAGCCCGCTCGCCGCGCAACAGGCGGGGGCGCCGTTCACCGTGCAGGAGACCGGACAGGGCTATGCGACGCTCGACGAGGCGGTGGGATCGATCCGCATGGGGCGCGGCACGATCCTGATCCAGCCCGGCACCTATCACGAATGCACCGTGCAGGCGGGCGGCGACATCACGTTCAAGGCCGTCCAGCCGGGCAGCGTCACCTTCGACGGGAGCCCGTGCGAGGACAAGGCGATCTTCGTTCTGCGCGGGCGCAGTTCGACCGTCGATGGTATCATCTTCCGCGGCGTGCGCGTGCCCGACGGCAACGGCGCGGGCATCCGGACGGAGATGGGCAATCTGACCGTCACAAACTCGATGTTCCTCGACAGCCAGGAAGGTATTCTGGGCGGCGAGCCGACGGGGCAGCAGATCGTCATCGACAAGTCGACCTTCTCCGGCCTCGGCACCTGCGACGAGGCGCCTGACTGCGCGCATTCGATCTATCTCGCCAACAAGGGATCGGTAACGATCACCCGCAGCCGGTTCGAGAAGGGGACGGGCGGTCACTACGTCAAGCTGCGCGTGCCGAACGTCCGCATCGTCGACAACAGCTTCGACGACACGGGAGGCGCAAAGACCAACTACATGATCGACCTGCCGGAAGGCGGCACCGGCGTGATCGCAAACAACAGCTTCGTTCAGGGCCGCAATAAGGAAAACTGGACGGGCTTCATCGTCGTTGCGGCGGAAAACCGGACATATCGATCGACGGGGCTGCGGATCGAGGCGAACGACGCGCGTCTTGCGCCCGGCGAAGCCCGCAGTCCCGCGTTTGTCGCGAGCTACAGCCGCGATGCGCTTGCGATCGGCGATAACCGCCTCGGCGCCGGCGTGCGAAAGTTCGAAACCCGCTAG
- a CDS encoding manganese catalase family protein, translated as MFMHNKRLQYTVRVSEPNPRLACLLLEQFGGADGELAAAMRYFTQALSDEDPGRKDMLLDIATEELSHLEVIGSIVTMLNKGVRAQLSEAQASEAELFAMVGQAGISAKESILFGGGAALIDSAGTPWTAAYVDSRGEPTVDLRSNIAAESRAKIVYERLINITDDPGVKEALGFLMTREVAHQKSFEKALYAIENNFPPGKLPGVEQYASVYVNASQGEGDMQGPWNSGPEWDRIDDLEQTMPIDGRDGTASVELGEEDRAALRQMATRGMSDPDSDPTTGAELGAGPGAGRIKQIAEKELG; from the coding sequence ATGTTCATGCACAACAAACGCCTGCAATATACCGTCCGCGTGTCGGAGCCGAACCCGCGGCTCGCGTGCCTGTTGCTCGAGCAATTCGGCGGCGCCGATGGCGAGCTCGCCGCGGCAATGCGCTATTTCACCCAAGCGCTGAGCGACGAGGATCCCGGCCGCAAGGACATGCTGCTCGACATCGCGACGGAGGAGTTGAGCCACCTCGAAGTGATCGGGTCGATCGTGACGATGCTCAACAAGGGCGTCCGCGCCCAGCTGTCCGAAGCGCAGGCGTCGGAGGCCGAGCTGTTCGCGATGGTCGGCCAGGCCGGGATCAGCGCGAAGGAGTCGATCCTGTTCGGCGGCGGCGCGGCCTTGATCGATTCGGCCGGTACGCCCTGGACCGCGGCCTATGTCGACTCGCGTGGTGAACCCACCGTCGACCTGCGGTCGAACATCGCCGCGGAATCGCGCGCGAAGATCGTTTACGAGCGGCTGATCAACATTACCGACGACCCTGGGGTGAAGGAGGCGCTGGGCTTCCTGATGACGCGCGAGGTCGCGCATCAGAAATCGTTCGAAAAGGCACTCTACGCGATCGAGAATAATTTCCCGCCGGGCAAGCTGCCGGGCGTCGAGCAATATGCCAGCGTCTATGTCAATGCGTCGCAGGGCGAGGGCGACATGCAGGGGCCGTGGAATTCTGGGCCGGAATGGGACCGGATCGACGACCTGGAACAGACGATGCCGATCGACGGACGTGACGGCACGGCCAGTGTCGAGCTGGGCGAGGAGGACCGCGCAGCTCTGCGGCAGATGGCGACCCGTGGCATGTCGGACCCCGACAGCGATCCGACGACGGGTGCCGAACTGGGCGCTGGGCCCGGTGCCGGCCGGATCAAGCAAATCGCCGAGAAGGAGCTGGGATAA
- a CDS encoding ferritin-like domain-containing protein, which yields MATAPQDTLRKVFVDGLRNAHALENQAMALMDRQIEHLANYADVEQQLRAHRGETERQIERLETILESLGESPSMVKDMALTMSGNMAALGHTFAPDEILKNSFANYAFESFEVASYTALCVLAEDGGYTEALPLLKQTLGEEQAMQNWVAKTLPVVVRKYVDRRAEGETASH from the coding sequence ATGGCCACTGCCCCTCAGGACACGCTGCGCAAGGTCTTCGTCGACGGCCTGCGCAACGCCCATGCCCTGGAAAATCAGGCGATGGCGCTGATGGACCGGCAGATCGAGCATCTGGCCAATTACGCCGACGTCGAGCAGCAGCTGCGCGCTCACCGCGGTGAGACCGAACGCCAGATCGAACGGCTGGAGACGATCCTCGAAAGTCTCGGTGAAAGCCCTTCGATGGTGAAGGACATGGCGCTGACGATGAGCGGCAACATGGCCGCGCTCGGCCACACCTTCGCGCCTGATGAAATCTTGAAGAACAGCTTCGCCAACTATGCCTTCGAGAGCTTCGAAGTGGCGAGCTACACCGCCTTGTGCGTGCTGGCCGAGGATGGCGGCTATACCGAAGCGCTGCCGCTGTTGAAGCAGACGCTGGGCGAGGAGCAGGCGATGCAGAACTGGGTGGCGAAGACGCTGCCGGTGGTGGTGCGGAAATATGTCGACCGACGCGCGGAAGGGGAGACGGCGAGTCACTAA
- a CDS encoding zinc-binding dehydrogenase, producing the protein MATMRAALKSSDGRFEVTDTDRPEIPAADWVLARIRVAGICGTDLRHWKKAEPELEHHIVGHELAGEVVEVGPAVTNVAVGDRVVIESVMGDGDCEWCRVQQYNLCPNLYPTRTACVSRAYGEFVVGPARKFYKLPDHISFEQAALIDTLSVCLHAQHLSGIGINSKIAIIGAGPIGLGQLMLAKASGADVLIADTVDSSLQLAKELGADVIVNPDRDDPAAAAKAFTGGRGVDVAFECAGGTSMPTTLPQATAMARRGGKVVIVGGFDAGVTEIGLEWQRIQMSEIQLVPSASFAFWGLDSEQGTVLELLSKGLVSVDKLITHRFPLERINEAFEVADAKERTGAVFVALEM; encoded by the coding sequence ATGGCAACGATGCGCGCGGCGCTCAAGTCGTCGGACGGTCGGTTCGAGGTGACCGATACCGACCGTCCCGAAATCCCGGCAGCCGACTGGGTGCTTGCCCGCATCCGCGTCGCGGGCATCTGCGGGACCGACCTGCGCCACTGGAAGAAGGCCGAGCCCGAGCTCGAACATCATATCGTTGGCCACGAGTTGGCCGGCGAAGTGGTCGAAGTCGGCCCCGCGGTCACGAATGTCGCGGTCGGCGACCGCGTGGTCATCGAAAGCGTGATGGGCGACGGGGACTGCGAGTGGTGCCGGGTACAGCAATACAACCTCTGCCCCAACCTCTACCCCACACGCACCGCCTGCGTGTCGCGCGCTTACGGCGAGTTCGTCGTCGGGCCGGCGCGCAAATTCTACAAGCTGCCCGACCATATCAGCTTCGAACAGGCGGCGCTGATCGACACGCTGTCGGTATGTCTTCACGCACAGCACCTTTCGGGCATCGGGATCAACAGCAAGATCGCGATCATCGGTGCCGGACCGATCGGGCTCGGCCAGCTGATGCTCGCGAAGGCGAGCGGGGCGGATGTCCTGATCGCCGACACGGTCGACAGTTCCCTGCAGCTGGCGAAGGAGCTGGGCGCGGACGTCATCGTCAATCCCGATCGCGACGATCCCGCAGCGGCGGCCAAGGCGTTCACGGGCGGCCGCGGCGTCGATGTCGCGTTCGAATGCGCCGGCGGCACGTCGATGCCGACCACCCTGCCCCAGGCGACCGCCATGGCACGGCGTGGCGGCAAGGTGGTCATCGTCGGCGGCTTCGATGCCGGCGTGACCGAGATCGGCCTGGAATGGCAGCGTATCCAGATGTCCGAAATTCAGCTTGTTCCCAGCGCGAGCTTCGCCTTCTGGGGGCTGGACTCAGAACAGGGCACGGTTCTGGAGCTGCTGTCGAAGGGGCTGGTGAGCGTCGACAAGCTGATCACGCATCGCTTCCCGCTGGAGCGGATCAACGAGGCATTCGAAGTGGCAGACGCGAAGGAGCGGACGGGCGCGGTCTTCGTGGCACTCGAGATGTGA
- a CDS encoding SDR family oxidoreductase, with the protein MPDHNSLTDKRILVTGGTTGIGRATVRLLGEAGARIVTFGRNRDALDEAIETMVDATGLTADIATREGVQAVFDMVDSELGGIDMLVACAALGADPIDQMDDDAWRYVVETNLIGTMACARAALKRMEAAGGGHLLFVGSISAELKAPGESVYSATKAGLQAFAETLRKEVADRNIRVTVIQPGAVNTDMQEADDAEKRAAVESHEMLHADEIAEAIVFALTRGPQADVVTLRIEPRLQEMA; encoded by the coding sequence ATGCCCGATCATAATTCCCTGACCGACAAGCGCATTCTGGTGACCGGCGGGACGACCGGCATCGGCCGGGCGACCGTCCGCCTGCTGGGAGAGGCAGGCGCACGCATCGTCACCTTCGGTCGCAACCGCGATGCGCTCGACGAGGCGATCGAGACGATGGTCGACGCCACCGGTCTGACCGCCGACATCGCGACGCGCGAGGGCGTGCAGGCGGTGTTCGACATGGTCGACAGCGAACTCGGCGGGATCGACATGCTGGTCGCCTGCGCCGCACTCGGTGCCGATCCGATCGACCAGATGGACGACGATGCGTGGCGTTACGTCGTCGAGACCAATCTGATCGGCACCATGGCATGCGCCCGCGCCGCGCTGAAACGCATGGAGGCGGCCGGCGGCGGGCATCTGCTGTTCGTCGGATCGATCAGCGCGGAACTGAAGGCACCGGGCGAAAGCGTCTATTCGGCGACCAAGGCCGGGCTCCAGGCCTTTGCCGAGACGTTGCGGAAGGAAGTCGCCGATCGCAACATCCGTGTGACCGTCATCCAGCCGGGCGCCGTCAACACCGACATGCAGGAAGCCGACGACGCGGAGAAGCGCGCCGCCGTCGAAAGCCACGAAATGCTGCACGCCGACGAAATTGCGGAGGCGATCGTCTTCGCGCTCACCCGCGGGCCGCAGGCGGACGTGGTGACACTGCGCATCGAACCGCGGTTGCAGGAAATGGCGTAA
- a CDS encoding cation transporter: MSTSSLVAAVRANVVLYGALAANLGIAVAKFIAAGITGSSSMLTEGVHSLVDSGNQILLLYGQRRAARPPDAAYPFGYGRELYFWAFVVAMLIFAIGAGVSVYEGYLHIREPEPLRDPMVNYIVLGIAVALEGTSWIIAVREFNASRGGQGWWRAIRRSKDPAGFMVLFEDSAALIGLVFAGIGIWASHAYGDPRIDGIASIAIGLVLAGVAILLAREAKGLLIGEAADPQLVATIRDHVTRHRGIVSVNHVRTIHTSPQAVFVAVSADFDDALTMGDGETLIEAIESDLKAALPQLTSIYIRPEKHAEAVVAQT, from the coding sequence GTGAGCACCTCTTCCCTTGTCGCCGCCGTTCGCGCCAATGTCGTCCTTTATGGCGCGCTGGCCGCCAACCTCGGCATCGCGGTCGCCAAATTTATTGCCGCCGGGATCACCGGATCGTCGTCGATGCTGACCGAGGGTGTGCATTCGCTGGTCGACAGCGGCAACCAGATCCTGCTGCTTTACGGTCAGAGGCGCGCCGCCCGACCGCCGGACGCCGCCTATCCGTTCGGCTATGGTCGCGAACTCTATTTCTGGGCATTCGTCGTCGCAATGCTGATCTTCGCGATCGGTGCGGGCGTGTCGGTCTACGAGGGCTATCTGCACATCCGCGAGCCCGAGCCGCTGCGCGACCCGATGGTCAACTACATCGTGCTGGGTATCGCGGTCGCGTTGGAGGGAACGTCCTGGATCATCGCGGTGCGCGAGTTCAACGCCAGCCGGGGCGGACAGGGCTGGTGGCGCGCGATCCGGCGGTCGAAGGACCCGGCGGGCTTCATGGTGCTGTTCGAGGACAGCGCGGCCCTGATCGGCCTCGTCTTCGCCGGGATAGGTATCTGGGCGAGTCACGCCTACGGCGACCCGCGGATCGATGGCATCGCATCGATCGCGATCGGCCTGGTGCTCGCCGGAGTCGCGATCCTGCTGGCGCGCGAGGCCAAGGGGCTGCTGATCGGCGAGGCGGCCGACCCGCAGTTGGTTGCGACGATCCGCGACCATGTCACCCGGCACCGCGGAATAGTGTCGGTCAATCATGTCCGCACGATCCACACCTCGCCGCAGGCGGTCTTCGTCGCGGTCAGCGCCGATTTCGACGACGCGCTGACGATGGGCGACGGCGAGACGCTGATCGAAGCGATCGAATCGGACCTGAAAGCCGCGCTGCCGCAACTGACGTCGATCTACATCCGGCCGGAGAAGCACGCCGAAGCGGTTGTCGCACAAACGTAA
- a CDS encoding catalase family protein has protein sequence MAQPVRYSADIERPEADEAETIAGLKDQFKTILDTTSEDYGHAVRSVHAKAHGLVPGKLTIHGDLPPELAQGLFARTGDYDAILRFSTNAGDILDDAIRLPRGLAVKILGVEGERLPGSEGDTTQDFIAANAPAFAAPNPEKFLGNLKMLAATTDKAEGAKKVLSSVLRTVEAGLEAVGQKSVLLNTLGGAKPVHPLGTTYFSQTPFRYGDHIAKFQFAPVSGIKDFADETIEASGRPDANREAMNELLEEQGGTWELRVQLNTDLEAMPIEDASAVWDEEASPYRTVATLTVEPQAAWIYGTSERQEDRLAFSVWHGLAAHRPLGAVNRARKDTYKFSADYRGRFNGCPIHEPRRLEDVTIEPMTVD, from the coding sequence ATGGCCCAGCCGGTACGTTACAGCGCGGACATCGAACGTCCCGAGGCTGACGAGGCCGAGACGATCGCCGGGCTGAAGGACCAGTTCAAGACGATCCTGGACACGACGTCCGAGGACTATGGTCACGCTGTCCGATCGGTGCATGCCAAGGCCCACGGGCTGGTCCCGGGTAAGCTGACCATCCACGGCGACCTGCCGCCAGAACTCGCGCAGGGCCTTTTTGCGCGCACGGGCGATTATGATGCGATCCTGCGCTTTTCGACCAACGCCGGCGATATATTGGATGACGCGATCCGCCTGCCCCGGGGATTGGCGGTAAAGATATTGGGCGTCGAGGGTGAACGACTGCCGGGCAGCGAAGGCGACACGACGCAGGACTTCATAGCGGCGAACGCGCCCGCCTTCGCTGCGCCAAACCCGGAAAAATTCCTGGGCAACCTCAAGATGCTCGCCGCGACGACCGACAAGGCAGAGGGCGCGAAGAAGGTCCTGTCCAGCGTCCTTCGCACCGTCGAGGCCGGGCTGGAGGCGGTCGGACAGAAGTCGGTGCTGCTCAACACGCTGGGCGGTGCCAAGCCCGTCCATCCACTCGGCACCACATATTTCAGCCAGACACCGTTCCGCTACGGCGACCATATCGCCAAATTTCAGTTCGCGCCGGTCAGTGGGATCAAGGATTTCGCCGACGAGACGATCGAAGCGTCCGGCCGCCCCGACGCCAACCGCGAGGCGATGAACGAATTGCTGGAGGAACAGGGCGGGACATGGGAGCTGCGCGTGCAGCTCAACACCGATCTCGAGGCGATGCCGATCGAGGACGCGAGTGCGGTGTGGGACGAGGAGGCAAGCCCGTACCGCACGGTCGCGACGCTGACCGTCGAGCCGCAGGCGGCGTGGATCTATGGCACCAGCGAGCGGCAGGAGGATCGGCTGGCGTTCAGCGTGTGGCACGGCCTGGCGGCACATCGACCGCTGGGGGCGGTAAACCGTGCACGCAAAGACACCTATAAATTCTCCGCGGATTATCGCGGACGGTTCAACGGGTGCCCGATCCACGAGCCGAGGCGGCTCGAGGATGTCACGATCGAGCCGATGACGGTGGACTGA